A window of the Leishmania mexicana MHOM/GT/2001/U1103 complete genome, chromosome 1 genome harbors these coding sequences:
- a CDS encoding putative MCAK-like kinesin → MSAEPPSSQQYISNVLRRYQLDRFQSAFASSMTIKDLLALQPEDFNRYGVVEAMDILRLRDAIEYIKANPLPASRSGSDVLDGDGDGDGDDSTPEGKDGSSTERRRQYTARGTTVLCQSNDTAEEVKRKSRIIVAIRKRPLSAGEQTNGFTDIMDADNSGEIVLKEPKVKVDLRKYTHVHRFFFDEVFDEACDNVDVYNRAARALIDTVFDGGCATCFAYGQTGSGKTHTMLGKGPEPGLYALAAKDMFDRLTSDTRIVVSFYEIYSGKLFDLLNGRRPLRALEDDKGRVNIRGLTEHCSTSVEDLMTIIDQGSGVRSCGSTGANDTSSRSHAILEIKLKVKRTSKQNGKFTFIDLAGSERGADTVDCARQTRLEGAEINKSLLALKECIRFLDQNRKHVPFRGSKLTEVLRDSFIGNCRTVMIGAVSPSNNNAEHTLNTLRYADRVKELKRTATERRTVCMPNDQEEALFETTESRQSSRRTTTRLSTAALLFSGTSTAAPPRKSTLLSSRSVNTLSPSSQGKSTLATPKPPSRDRTTDMVCTKRPRDSDRNGEDEVVARPSGRPSLKRFEGGAELVAAQRSRVIDQYNAYLETDMNCIKEEYQVKYDAEQMNANTRSFVERARLLVSEKRRAMESFLTQLDELDKIAQQVASITAFQQHLPPTQPSSSSF, encoded by the coding sequence ATGTCGGCTgagccgccgtcgtcgcagcagtACATCAGCAACGTGCTGCGACGGTACCAGCTGGACCGCTTTCAGAGCGCCTTTGCATCTAGCATGACCATCAAGGACCTCCTCGCCCTGCAGCCGGAGGACTTCAACCGCTacggcgtcgtcgaggcGATGGACATTTTGCGGCTGCGCGACGCCATCGAATACATCAAGGCCAACCCGCTCCCCGCCTCGCGCTCCGGCAGTGACGTgctcgacggcgacggcgacggcgatggcgacgacaGTACGCCGGAGGGGAAGGACGGGAGCTCGACGGAGCGCCGACGGCAGTACACAGCACGCGGAACCACCGTCCTTTGCCAGTCGAACGACACGGCcgaggaggtgaagcgcAAAAGCCGCATTATCGTCGCCATTCGCAAGCGTCCGCTCAGCGCCGGGGAGCAGACGAACGGCTTCACGGACATCATGGACGCCGACAACAGCGGCGAGATTGTGCTGAAGGAGCCAAAGGTCAAGGTCGACCTCCGCAAGTACACCCACGTGcaccgcttcttcttcgacGAGGTTTTCGACGAGGCGTGCGACAACGTCGACGTGTACAAccgcgctgctcgtgcgctGATCGACACCGTCTTCGACGGCGGCTGTGCGACATGCTTTGCCTACGGACAGACGGGGAGCggcaagacacacacgatGCTGGGCAAGGGCCCCGAGCCGGGCCTCTACGCACTCGCCGCCAAAGACATGTTTGACCGCCTCACGAGCGACACGCGCATCGTTGTTTCCTTTTACGAGATCTACAGCGGGAAGCTGTTTGACTTGCTGAACGGCCGGCGACCCCTGCGAGCACTCGAGGACGACAAGGGGAGGGTGAACATCCGAGGCCTCACCGAGCACTGCTCTACCAGCGTGGAAGACCTCATGACGATCATCGACCAGGGTAGCGGCGttcgcagctgcggctccacCGGCGCCAACGACACGAGCTCCCGGTCCCACGCCATTCTCGAGATCAAGCTGAAGGTGAAACGGACGTCGAAGCAGAACGGCAAGTTCACGTTCATCGACCTCGCTGGaagcgagcgcggcgccgacacGGTGGACTGCGCGCGACAGACACGCCTCGAAGGGGCGGAGATCAACAAGAGCCTACTCGCTCTGAAGGAGTGCATTCGTTTTTTAGATCAGAACAGGAAGCACGTCCCGTTCCGCGGCTCGAAGCTGACGGAGGTGCTCCGCGACTCTTTTATCGGTAACTGCCGCACTGTGATGATCGGGGCCGTCTCTCCATCGAACAACAATGCCGAGCACACGCTGAACACGTTGCGCTACGCCGATCGCGTCAAGGAGCTGAagcgcaccgccacggaGCGGCGCACCGTGTGCATGCCCAACGACCAGGAAGAGGCCCTCTTTGAGACGACCGAGAGCAGGCAATCGTcgcggaggacgacgactCGCCTTTCCACGGCCGCTCTGCTTTTCTCTGGCACTTCGACGGCTGCCCCGCCACGTAAAAGCACGTTGCTGAGCAGCCGCTCCGTTAACACActctcgccgtcgtcgcaggGAAAGTCGACTCTCGCCACCCCGaagccgccgtcgcgcgaTCGGACTACGGACATGGTGTGCACTAAGCGGCCCCGAGACTCAGACAGAAACGGGGAGGACGAAGTGGTGGCGCGGCCGAGTGGGCGCCCAAGCTTGAAGCGCttcgagggcggcgccgaGCTCGTGGCAGCCCAGCGCAGTCGCGTCATTGACCAATACAACGCCTACCTCGAGACGGACATGAACTGTATCAAGGAAGAGTACCAGGTGAAGTACGATGCAGAGCAGATGAACGCCAACACGCGCAGCTTTGTCGAGCGCGCACGTCTGTTGGTGAGCGAGAAGCGGCGGGCGATGGAGTCCTTCCTAACGCAGCTGGACGAGCTCGATAAGATCGCGCAGCAGGTCGCCAGTATCACCGCCTttcagcagcacctgccGCCAACGCAACCCTCTTCATCATCCTTCTAG